Genomic DNA from Brienomyrus brachyistius isolate T26 chromosome 22, BBRACH_0.4, whole genome shotgun sequence:
GCCCACCTCCAGGATGATGAAGAATTCATCCCCAGGTTCTCCCTGGACTACAATCTCCTGTCCGTCCTCGAACTGCACTGTCTCCAAGGCATCGGCCACCGTCAAACGCTCCCACTTATCCAGGGACTCTGCACAGACAGGGAGCAGAACTAGATCGCGAGTCCGTGTTACACCGGGAAAGCGTGTGCCCAGAATTAGCTAATTAGCAGAAAAGTCCGTGCAGCGTAAAGCtgtgtttccattaaagttccgTGGAAATTTCCGGCAGCAACATGACAGTGACAGTGCAGATAGGGCGCGTTGTGCCTTGTGAATAACGCCCAGCTTTCATCATCCTGTGAGATTAAGATCAGCGTATCATGCGTCATCATCAACATGGAGGGGCTATCCATGAGTTAGCAGCTGCAGAAGATCTAGCTACCAAGTCCTACGTATCAACTCATTCGCAAATCTTGCTTACATTGCAATTCTGAGAATCAAATTTACTACATTTCATTTATCTGACACTTATCCAAAagagagttgggtaattcaggtccagacagtaaaagtccagaccaagattttgtttcaaccaaccacttgagtctctgtgactctttatggtccaactggctggttgaaacaaaattccagtctggacttttactctctggacctgaactctgCTTACAGTAGAGGGAAGGGTAAGGATTTGTGTTTGCGGTCTGGGGTTCCAACCCCACTGTGGCGTTATGCTCTACTTGTTGAACTAAAGGGGCTAGTGGATAActgaggaaaaagaaaaaaagaaataaaataacgtttttttccccacaattcGAAAGTGTCCATTAATGGTTTTTTGGCTGACATCCTGCGGAAATGGCACTACGTGTGCAGAGCAGACCCGAGGAGCCCGATAAGGTATGGGGAGGGCGCTTACCTAAAATTGACACCTTGCTAAGGAATTCTTCATACATCTTCCTTTTCCTTAAAGTGCTTCCCtggaaattaaaatttaaagcCAAGAGTTTTGCTACACTTACAGTTATCAAAGACAGTCTTGGAAAGTTTGCTTAATTCTAAATGCTACAATttttggtttcataacaaaagtccacTGACAAGCCATGTCTAACATCTCtgcagacattttctttttattaactgCCACAACTGTTTTGACTGATTCCTTCGGTTCTCTTAatgccattttgctattaattgcaattgtagtcaCTGGCTCACAGAGGGGCACTAAACAGAAATTTCTGGCCTTTTATGTTATTGCGAAGGTGTTACTCATTTAAAAAGCACTCAATGAAACTGCATGTCGATAGactcagaacagctcttttaCAAAAATTATTTGGGTTTAAATTTATTACCGTTTcaaatgaatgttttacttaaaattccTGGTTGTTTctaacatgaaatgtatttttagtaaataaataaatcaatcaagtaatgatttttgttataaaaccaataaatttggaatattttttactgaattaaacaaGCACCCCAAGACCACTGTACACATTCCATTGCAACGATTGTGTGCGGTGAGGTGCAGGAGGGTGTTATCACCATGAGGATCCTCCGGTAACTGTCCCTGTCGATCCCCCACAGCTTCACGTCCGTTTTGGCTCGCACCGTGGCCGCCCTGGGGGTGCCGTAGATCAGCGCCAGCTCTCCGAAGCTGCCCCCCTCTCCGATGCTGGTCACCCATTCGCCGTTGACATAGACCTGTAGGAACACCACACCAGTTCTTCGATGCTGCTTACCTGACCCCGTCCCCAAAAAGTGCCAGTGACACTAACCCCGCCCACTTTCAAGCATAAATACACCTCACGGGCACCAGGGGGCGCCCAGGTAAAAGGTGCGAGGATAAACTGAGCTACTAATATATGCAAGCAGGAGATGGGCAGCGGCTTACATCCATTTCTCCCTGGTCAATGACGTAGAAGTTATCGCCCTCATCACCTGGGGAAAAAAGAGGAAGGTCAACTAATTAAGAAAATTCCACTACAAATGTTCGGCATTACAGTTCCTGGggaaagcagcaataaaatcaccTTGTTTTATGACGGTCTCCCCGGCGATGTAGGTGACCGAAAACATGGCATCAAATATATCACTGCAACAAAAATTTACAATAACGTTATGCGAACAGTCTGCATCGAACAGCTCGGGGGAACAACCATCGACGTCGCACCGGTAGCAACTCAACTCGTCAGGTCAGCCAGGGGGGTAGCTGGAAATCACtttaccctaaccccccccccacaaaataatCCCTTTCAGACGCAATTGAAAGGGTCATTTAGTTTGAGCCTCCCCCCGGTTATGGTGGGGTTACGTTCTGATAAATCGTAAAGCGAAAATATCGTaaggcgaaaatgcattttaatacagtacacctaacctaacaaacatcatagcctagcctaccttatacatgcttagaacacttaccttagcctacagttgggcaaaattATTAGCACAAAGCCTATTTAGTGATGAATGTCATGCAATTTATTTAATATAGTAGAAATATCGTAATGCAGACCCTCGTAACCCGAAGAGCCTCTGTACTCTTACTTTCTGTGGCTATGTCTTCATgcacagtgtgtgtttgtatacgTATATCTGTGAAGCACTAGGGGCGACAATGTGGCTCTTCGTAAAAACAAACCCACTGCGTTGTACCTTCTCTCGTTGTCATCCAGATGTGAGAACAGCACGTTCTTCTGGATGGCCTTGGCCAGAGCTGCCATGCTTTTGTAGTCCTTTGGAATGACCTGGAAACACGTTACGACACATTAACGCGAGTTAGGAAACATCCCCCGAATGCACACTGACAAGTCTGCCGAGAGACGTGAAAGCAGCGTCCTGTCTGGAACTCAGATCCACACCCAGCGTGCCTGCGAACCGGACAGCCATTCGACGAGTGATTGTGCGAGAATCGCCCGGCGACATCACCTTCCGCACGTAGGACGTGGCGTCCTCCTCGGTGTAGACCTCGGCGCTGATGGCCCCCCGCCGAGCTTTCACCCCAGGGTTCACGGGCGGGGAAATCTCATCGTCCCGCGAATCCGAGCGAGAGTTTGCCTTCTGCTGTCCGGCGATCTGCCTGGCCTCCTCCTGTGGAGACACACGCGCCGCTCAGGGCTGCTTCACACTACACAAGCGCATGCAAACATGCATCTGCTTCACAGCAGCTGACTGAGCACAGACACATCTGAAAGTCCATGCATTTCAATAAGCAAggaagcatgttagcatgtgaaGACCCCCTACTGTCTTACAAACTGTCTACAAGCACTAATTTCTTTCATCTGACATCCTGCAA
This window encodes:
- the prkar1aa gene encoding protein kinase, cAMP-dependent, regulatory, type I, alpha (tissue specific extinguisher 1) a — its product is MACGSGDGDRSLRECEQYVQRHGIQQLLKDCIVQLCASRPERPVAFLRDYFQKLEKEEARQIAGQQKANSRSDSRDDEISPPVNPGVKARRGAISAEVYTEEDATSYVRKVIPKDYKSMAALAKAIQKNVLFSHLDDNERSDIFDAMFSVTYIAGETVIKQGDEGDNFYVIDQGEMDVYVNGEWVTSIGEGGSFGELALIYGTPRAATVRAKTDVKLWGIDRDSYRRILMGSTLRKRKMYEEFLSKVSILESLDKWERLTVADALETVQFEDGQEIVVQGEPGDEFFIILEGLAAVLQRRSENEEFIEVGKLGPSDYFGEIALLMNRPRAATVVSRGPLKCVKLDRPRFERVLGPCSDILKRNIQQYNSFVSLSV